In Atribacterota bacterium, the sequence ATACCTGGACAATAGCAATGGGGCATAAACCGGTTTATTCTTCTGTATTGGAAAAGCCTGAGTATCAATTTTTAATTGATTACTGGGTTGATATATTTGAAAAATACGGTGTAGACTTATATTTTTCCGGACATAACCATTGCTATGAAAGAACATGGCCAATTAAAAATGGCAGTATTAACAGAGAAGGTATTACACATATTACTCATGGACCTTCCGGTGATAAATTTTATACCGTTGGTAATCAATGGTGGTCGGCTGTAATAAAACCTAAAACTCCCATGTATTCAATCTACAGTGTTGAGGGGTCACTGATCAAGGTACAAGCCAGGGATATTGACGGTAGAGTGGTTGATGAATTTAGCCTAGAACATCCATATTTTTAACTTAACCTTTGCTTATTTTTAAATATAGATAAGGAGATAATTTTTTTATGAAAGGCAATAGCTTAAATAAAAAGAACATAACCATTACAATCTTAATACTGCTAATGTTGGTACTAAATTTTACAGTTATAGCTGTAAATGATCTTAATCGGGCAATCCATCTCAGCTGGCAGAATGACCCTGCTACTACCATGACCGTTATGTGGCGTTCTGAACCGGGAGCAGAGGGAACTTTAGAGTATGGAATAGACTCTAACTATGCACACTCTTTAGAAAGTGAAATCAACAGTTATAAGTTTGGAAGAACGGAAGTCTGCTGGCATACTGCCGAGATTACCGGCTTAGAGCCAAACACAATATATCATTATAAGTTGAATACTTCTGAACCCTGGCAGAGTGAAGATCACACCTTTAAAACTGCACTTGCTAAAGGAGATGGCAAATCTTTTAAATTTGTCACTTTCTGTGATGTTCAGGGTGGTTATGATAATTTTGAAAAAGCCCTACGGGAAATAAAAAAAGAGAATCCGGATCTTCTCCTGTATCTTGGAGATTTTACCACTTCCGGGACTCAGATAGAGTATGATAGGTGGTTTGAGTGTGGTGAAGATATTTTTGCTGAAGTTCCATTAAT encodes:
- a CDS encoding metallophosphoesterase gives rise to the protein SAFKFAVLCDAQGGYDNQTEIFKKVKEEDVDFILYLGDFTDTGNQEEWDIWFGTGEGVLENVTLMGIHGNHEGDRDTYWNQFAFPNNERWYSIDYGNVHFAFLHTHTQDYVAEQRPWLLQDLRENNNTWTIAMGHKPVYSSVLEKPEYQFLIDYWVDIFEKYGVDLYFSGHNHCYERTWPIKNGSINREGITHITHGPSGDKFYTVGNQWWSAVIKPKTPMYSIYSVEGSLIKVQARDIDGRVVDEFSLEHPYF
- a CDS encoding metallophosphoesterase family protein translates to MKGNSLNKKNITITILILLMLVLNFTVIAVNDLNRAIHLSWQNDPATTMTVMWRSEPGAEGTLEYGIDSNYAHSLESEINSYKFGRTEVCWHTAEITGLEPNTIYHYKLNTSEPWQSEDHTFKTALAKGDGKSFKFVTFCDVQGGYDNFEKALREIKKENPDLLLYLGDFTTSGTQIEYDRWFECGEDIFAEVPLMSVRGNVDSDPIYLEQFAFPGNKRWFSIDYGNVHFVFLSTMTEAEAAEQRPWLLKDLRENNNTWTIAMGHKPVFGSAAQNGPELYLVDNWADLFEDYGVDLYLNGHEHSYERTWPLKEGKIDREGVIYITNGSVGNEYYPAVETWLTAKAVGELCYTVFTVEGSQIKGIVKQFEDGSILDEFSLEHPYF